The genomic window TGGCGTTGGCCAGCGGCCGGCCCAGGGGAATCGGTGAGGCGGCCTCCCCTCGGTCCCCGGGGATTGCCTCCGGTACCTCCCCGGCGGTCGCTCCCACTGTGGTCTCGGTGGGGCCATAGTGGTTGACCACCCGCAATCCGGGCACCAGCCCGCGGGAGCGAGCCACTAGCTCGGGGTCGCAGGCCTCGCCGCCCAGGACCAGCAGCCGTGCAGGGAGGGTGCATTCCGGCGCCTCCCCGGACATCAGGGCCTTGAGATGGGAGGGGACGATCTTCAATCCCTCCACCGGTTTCCCGAAGGAGGCCGCGGCCATGGCGTCACCGAAGGCCGCCGGATCGGCGGCGGCCTGCGCCGAGCAGACGGTGACGGTGCCGCCACGGCAGAGCGCCGGGAATAGAGCCGTATGTCCGAGATCCGCCGCAAAGGTGGAAGCCACCGCCCAATGCTCGACCTCCTCGAGATCCACCCGTCGCTCGAAGGCGGCCACGTAGCTCGCCAGCTGGCCGTGCTCCACCATCACCCCCTTGGGCTCGCCGGTGGAGCCCGAGGTGAAGAGCACGTAGGCGAGCTGATGGGGTGACGGGAGGTCGAAGTCCGGGCTTTCTTCGTCGAGCTCCGGATCCGTCATCGACTCCACCGCTAGCTCGTTCACCCCCTCGGGGGCCGATACCGTCGTGGCCTCCGAAGCCACCAGCCACGAGGCTCCCGCCCGCCTCAGCAGCTCCTCGATGCGACTCGCCGGCAAGGCCGGGTCCAGCGGAAGGTAGGAATGGCCGGCCCGCCAGACCGCCAGCAGGGCCGCGACGAAACCGCCACCCCGCTCCAGCAGCAGCCCCACCGGTTCCTCGCGGGGCCGGCCGGCAGCGCGCAACGCCGCCGCGAGCCTGCCCGAGCGACGCCAGAGCTCGGCGTAGGTCCAGCTCCCCTCGTCGCTGATCAACGCCGTCCGATCCCCGTGCGCCTCGACCTGCTCCGCGATCCGTCCCAGGACTCCCGGAGCTCCGCCGGCGCAGGGACCTTGGACCTCGAAGGGCAGGCCCGCCAGCGCCGCCAGCTCGGTCGCCTCCTGTTCCAGGACCAGACCGAGATCCGCCAACGGCAGATTCCAATCCTCCGCCAGCGCCGCCAGGGCCCGGGACAGGCGTTCCGCCAAGGTCGTGATCCAGGCTTCGGGAACCCGTTGTCGGTCGAAGACGAGGTCCAGGATCAGCTCCTCTCCTCGCTCCGTCGCCATCAGCGCCACCGGTGCTGCTTCACTCCAGCTGTAGCGATCCACCGGCTCGAAGCGAAGCGGCCCGACCTCCCGAGCCGGCGCCAAGGAACTGAACTCGAAACGCCACGGATCATCCTCCGAAAGGGCCTCGGAATCGGCCGCGGAATCCGGCAGGGCATACTCCTGCCAGCGGGCGATCTGGCCCACCCGATCATCGAGCTGCTCCACCAGGCCGCCCAGGGTCAGTCCCGCGGTGGCCTGGACCACCACCGGCAGATGCTTGGCGAAGACTCCCACCGACGACTCCAGATCCTCGAAGGGGCGGTTGTCGAAGCGCCGGTGGAGCGCCAGGCGCTCATGACCGGTGAGCCGGAGCAGAACGGCGGCCCAGGCGGCGAAGACCAGAGCCTCGAGCTCGACCCCGTGCTCCTGGGCAACACGGCGCAGCGGAGCCAGCTGCGGCGCGTCGAGCTCGGCCCGATGAACTTCGATCTTGAGCCGGCCCCGATAATTGGCGGCCCCGATCTCGGGAAAGCGCGGCGTCGCCCCTTCCGCCTCCTGCTGCCAGCGCTGCCAGCGGCCGCGAGCCTCGGCGGCCTCCTCGTCGTCCGCCTCCGCCAGCTCGTCTTGCCAGTCGGAGAACTCCACGTATTGCAGCGGATCCTCGTCCGTCGCTCCGGACAAGCGGTCTTGGTAGGCCTCGGCGAGCTCATAGAGGACCAGCTGCAGGCTGCGAACATCTGCCCCGAGACTGGGTAGGGCGATGAGCAGCAAATGAAGGTCTCCGGGACCGCGCAGGAGCGTCGCCCACACCACCGGCCCCATCTCCAGATCGAAGGGCCGGCGGCGCAGCCGGCGCAGCTCCTCGGCGGCAAGCTCCCGGGTCGGCGGCTCGTCGAGGGCGCGCTCCTGGAAGCGCAACTCCGGCTCGTCCAGCGGAGTCTGGATCGGCAGCTTCATACCCGGCCGGTGGTGGTAGGTGGTGCGCAAGGACTCGTGCCGTGCGATCACCTGCCGGAAGGCCCGTTCGAGGCGCTCACCGTCCACGGGCCCATGAATCAGGACGGCCTCCTGGACGCAGAAGGCCGGGCTCTGCCCGCGCTGCCCCCAGAGTCGCCGCTGCTGGATCGAAAGTCGGAATCCTTGAAGAGTCGTGGTCATCGGTTTACTGCCTATCCTCGTGGTCAATCCTCTGCGTTCAAATCATTCCAGCTCAAAGAGAAAGCTCAGCTTCCGGACTGCTTTACCTGGCCAGCTTCGCCGTGTCGGCGGCGGCGGGAACGCAGCCGCTCGGCGCTCCGCCGTGGCCGTTGGTCCGACTCGGCTTCGAGCTCGAATTTCGACAACGGGGCGTTGGGACGCTCGACCACCTGCTGCACGAGATGGCGATAACGGTCCAGGAGCCGCTGAACCGTCTTCGCCTCGAAGAGGTCGGTGTCGTAAGTCCATTTGCTGGCCAAGCCGCCGGGGGAGTCGCGAAAGAAGACCGCCAGATCGAATTTGCTCACCGCCGACTCGATACCCAGGGGCCGGAGGGAAAGATCCGCCACCTCGGCGCTGCTGCGCGGAGTGTTCTGGAGCACGAAGAGGACCTGGAACAGCGGCGTCCGCGCCGGGTCCCGGCGCACCCCCAGGTCCTGCACCACCCTCTCGAAGGGCACCTGCTGGTGCGCGAAGGCGTCCAACGTCACCTCCCGCACTCGCCCCAAGAGCTCCCGGAAGCTCGGGTTGCCGCCGGCATCGACCCGCAGCACCAGGTTGTTGACGAAAAAGCCGATGAGTCCCTCCAGCTCCCTGCGATCCCGTCCCGCGACGTCGGTTCCCACGGCCAGGTCGGTGACGCCGGTCCGCCGA from Acidobacteriota bacterium includes these protein-coding regions:
- a CDS encoding condensation domain-containing protein, with protein sequence LYRAALAGNSDPLPPLPVQYADYAAWQKSEAVQQAMAEQREFWRRQLAALPDEPLVAPDHPRGETRRFRGADLYTELDASSARSLEALGRSEGATLFMTLLAIFALLIHRRTGVTDLAVGTDVAGRDRRELEGLIGFFVNNLVLRVDAGGNPSFRELLGRVREVTLDAFAHQQVPFERVVQDLGVRRDPARTPLFQVLFVLQNTPRSSAEVADLSLRPLGIESAVSKFDLAVFFRDSPGGLASKWTYDTDLFEAKTVQRLLDRYRHLVQQVVERPNAPLSKFELEAESDQRPRRSAERLRSRRRRHGEAGQVKQSGS